Proteins encoded in a region of the Elaeis guineensis isolate ETL-2024a chromosome 7, EG11, whole genome shotgun sequence genome:
- the LOC105049098 gene encoding small ribosomal subunit protein eS12 codes for MAAEDGGIAVETTAPALGEPMDLMTALQLVMKKSLAHDGLVRGLHEAAKVIEKHAAQLCILAEDCNQPDYTKLVKALCADHNVHLVTVPSAKTLGEWAGLCKIDSEGKARKVVGCSCVVIKDYGEESEGLHIVQEYVKSH; via the exons ATGGCAGC TGAAGATGGTGGTATTGCTGTCGAAACTACTGCTCCAGCTCTTGGAGAGCCCATGGACCTGATGACAGCACTTCAACTTGTGATGAAGAAATCATTGGCCCATGATGGGCTTGTTCGTGGGCTCCATGAAGCTGCCAAGGTGATTGAAAAGCATGCTGCACAGCTTTGTATTCTGGCCGAGGACTGTAACCAGCCTGACTATACCAAGTTGGTCAAAGCACTTTGTGCTGATCACAATGTGCATTTGGTAACAGTACCAAGTGCAAAAACCCTTGGCGAGTGGGCGGGG CTATGCAAGATTGACTCTGAGGGAAAGGCAAGAAAAGTTGTGGGTTGTTCATGTGTGGTTATCAAG GATTATGGTGAAGAATCAGAGGGTCTTCATATAGTTCAGGAATATGTGAAATCACACTGA